The region ACCACGCCGTCCTCGTCGAAGCCGGGGCCGGTGATCTTGCCGAGGCTGACATCCTCCGCGCCCGATCCGCCGAGCAGCAATTGGTAGTTTTCGGTGCCCTTCTTGTCGACGCCGAGGATGCCGATGTGCCCGGCATGATGATGGCCGCAGGCATTGATGCAGCCGCTGATCTTGAGCTTCAACTCGCCGATCTCGCGCTGCTTGGCCGGGTCGGCGTAGCGCTCGGTGATCTTCTGCGCGAGCGGGATCGAGCGGGCATTGGCGAGGCTGCAATAATCGAGGCCCGGGCAGGCGATGATGTCGCTGATCAGATCGAGATTGGCAGGTGCGAGGCCGGCGGCGTCGAGCTGTTCCCAAAGTTGGCGAAGGTGGCGCACTGCGACGTGCGGAAGGACGATATTCTGCGCATGCGTTACGCGTAACTCATTGAAACTGAACTGTTCTGCCAAATCGGCCATCAGGTCGATCTGCGCCGATGATGCGTCGCCGGGAATGCCGCCGGTCGGCTTCAGGCTGATGTTGACGATGGCGTAGCCGGGCTGCTTGTGCGGCTTCACGTTCTGGTCGAGCCAGAGCGCGAAATCGGGATCGCTGCGGTCCGGTTGCGTGCCGTCGTCGGCCTCGAAAGCGGGATCGGCGAACATCCTGGTGATGCGCTCGAATTCTGCCCGGGGCGGATCGAGGCCGAGCGACTTCACCTGCGCGAATTCCTCCTCGACCTGCGCGCGGTACGAGTCCGCGCCGATCTCGTGGATCAGGATCTTGATCCGCGCCTTGTAGATATTGTCGCGCCGGCCGTAGCGATTGTAGACGCGCAGGCATGCCTCGACATAGCTGAGCAGATCGTCGGCGGTGACGAAGTCCTTGATCTCGGGCGCGATCATCGGCGTGCGGCCCATGCCGCCGCCGACGAAGATCTTGCCGCCCAGCACGCCGTCACGCACGATAAGCTGGATACCGATATCGTGCAGGCGCATCGCCGCGCGATCCTCGTCCGCGCCGATCACGCAGATCTTGAACTTGCGCGGCAGATAGCTGAATTCGGGGTGGAACGTACTCCACTGGCGCAGCAATTCGGCCCAGATGCGCGGATCGGCCACCTCGTCGGCGGCGGCACCGGCATATTGATCGGAGCTGATGTTGCGGATGCAGTTTCCGGACGTCTGGATCGCGTGCATCTCGACCGTCGCGAGCTCAGCGAGGATGTCCGGCGCGTCCTCCAGCTTGATCCAATTGTATTGCAGGTTCTGGCGCGTGGTGAAGTGGCCGTAATCGCGATCGTACTTGCGCGCGATGTGCGCGAGCATGCGCATCTGGCGGCTGTCGAGCGTGCCATAGGGAATCGCGACGCGCAGCATATAGGCGTGCAATTGCAGGTACAGGCCGTTCATCAGGCGCAGCGGCTTGAACTGATCCTCGGTAATCTGGCCGGCGAGGCGGCGCTTCACCTGATCGCGGAATTCCTCGACGCGATCGTCGACGATCTGCTGGTCGTATTGGTCATATTTATACATGGGTTGGCACCCTGAAGGGGGTTTTCACGCAAAGGCGCGAAGTGAGGAAGGAGGAAGGCGCAAAGAAGAAGAAGGGGGTGTCCGCGCGGAGGCGCGGAGGCGCGGAGATGGTGCGCTTGCCGATCCGGATCGCGGCTGCAACTCTTTCATTCCAGGCGGCTGGTTGGTTTGATGGCCGCTGCGCGGAAGACATAACATCTCCGCGCCTCCGCGCCTCCGCGCGAACACCAATTTCACGCCTTCGCGCCTTCGCGTGAAATACCTTCATATCACCCAGCTCCCGGCCTGCGGGTCGGCGGGCTTCAGCGTCAGGTCGGGCCGGACGGTCGGGCCCAAGGCGCGGATGCGCTCCTTGATATGGGCGGGGCGGGGGCCGTCTTCGGTGCGGGTCGCGTCGATCACGTACGGGCCTGTGACGTGCTGCACGCTTTCCTCGGCACGGCCGATCGCCTCGCCCTTGTCGGCGACGTCGGCGGCATCCTCGACATGGCGCGACCAGCCGTTGCCGGTCCACCAGATGACGTCGCCCGAGGGCAGGTCGTTTCCGGTCAGGAGTTTCATGCCGCTGCCTCTGCCATACGTGCCCAGCGGGCAAGCTTGTCTTCGGCGTCGCTCAAATCCACGACCTCGCCGACGACGATGATCGCCGGGCTAACGACCTTCTCGCGCGTGACCATCGGGCCGAGATCGGCGAGCAGCGTCTTGATCGCGCGGTGGCCTTTGAGCGTGCCCTTTTCCAAGACGGCGACCGGCATGTCGGGGGCGACACCGTCGGCGATCAGCTTGTCGGCGATATCGGTCGCGGTGGCCACGCCCATATAGATGACGAGCGTGCGGCCCTGCCCGGCGAGGCCGGACCAGTCCTGATCGGTCAGGCCCTTGCATTGGCCGGCGACGAAGCTGACGACGCTGCTGTGATCGCGGTGGGTGAGCGGGAGCATCGCCTCGGCGGCGCAACCGAGTGCGGCGGAGACGCCGGGAATGACCTCGACCGGCAGGCCGGCGGCGCGCACCGCCTCGACCTCTTCGCCGCCACGCCCGAAGATGAAGGGATCGCCCCCCTTCAGGCGAACGACGATCGCGCCGGTCTTCACATGCGCGACGATCAGCGCGTTGATCGCTTCCTGCGGCAGGGTGTGGCGCGCGCGCTGCTTGGCGACCGAGATGCGCTGCGCGGCGGCGGGGGCGATCTCCAGCACGCGCGGATCGATCAGCCCGTCATGCACGACGATATCCGCGCTGCGCAGCGCCTCGACCGCGCGGACGGTGAGCAGGCCGGGGTCGCCCGGACCGGCACCGACGAGGATGACGCGCCCGCGGGCGGTGGGATCGAGAAGATTGGCCATCGCTGTCAGATGGCCGTGTGCCGTGCGCCTTGCAACCGAAGCTTGCTATTGTGGGGGGTAGGGAAACTTTTCGGGGCGGTCGGCGGACGGCGAGCGCGAGATCGCCGCTTTGCATGTCATCTGGAAGTCATTAACCATGGCTAGTACTTCAGCCCTCTCGAACAATTCAATGACATTAAAGGGGTATTTCGGATGAACTTCATCTCGCAGGGCAAGCTCGTGCTTGCCGCCAGCCTGCTGTCCTGTGCCGCTACTGGCGCCGGTGCCACGACCGTGATGAATTTCGATTCGCTGCGCGCCGCCGATCCTACCGATTACACGTACGTGACTGGGCCTTATAAGGAGGCCGGCTTCACCTTGACTTCGTCGTTGTGTCAGGGGCCGAACAATAGCGGCTGCTTCATCGGCGTGCAGCGCTTCAAGAGCATGGACAAGGTGGGCGCGGCGATCGCCACGCAGTACGTTTCGCCCAAGGTCACGCTGACGCGCGACAGCGGTGCGGCGTTCCTGCTGCAATCGATCGATTTCTCGGAATATTTCGACAATCTGATCTACGCGCCGTTCACGACCGACGTGATCTTCAGCTACGTCTTCGCCGATGGCAGCACGGGCACGACCACGCGCACCTTCAGCAACGACGGGGCGTATCTGCCGACGACCTTCAGCTTCTCGCTCGCCCCGCTGCGGTCGTTCAGCTGGACGCCGGTGACGGGCGGCGGCGTGCAGTTCGACAACATCGTGCTGAACGATGTGGCGGCGGTGCCGGAACCGGCGACCTGGGGCATGATGCTGCTCGGCTTCGGGATGATCGGTTCGGCGGTGCGGCGTCGCAAGGCGACGGCGGGCGTACGGTTCGCCTGATTCGCAGATCCGCTTCCGAATGGCTTGGCGCGAGGCCGTCGATCGTTCGATCGGCGGCCTTTCTCTTTGGAACGCTCATCCGGGTGGATCCGGCAGCCTATTTCTTGATCAGCCACGGCTTGACGAGGCCGGTCGGCTTGGTCGGGCCGTCGAGGCGTTTGGCGCTGAGGATGCGTATCGGCTTCATCAGCATCTGGCCGCCCATGCCGCCGCCGGTCGCGCCGTCATGGATGCGCTTCACCACCGCCATGCCGCCGACGACATGGCCGAACGCGGCGTAGCCGGGGAAATCGCCTTTGGCATCGAAGCTGGGCAGCGCGCCCAATGTGATGAAGAAGTTGCCGCCGGCGGAATTGGGTTCGGTGCGGCGTGCCATGCTGATCGTACCGTCGGTGTGGTGGATGCCGGTGCGATCGGTGCGTTCGTGCTTGAACGGCGGCAGGATGCGGCGCGCGTCGGTGCGGATGCCGCCCTGGATGAAGCCGTATTGCGTGGCGTTTTTCGTCTTGGCCGAGCGGTAGATCACCGCGCCGTCGAAGCGGCCGTCGTCGACATAGGCGAGGAAGTTTTTGCTCGTCTCCGGCGCGCGGCGGGTTTCCAGCGCGAGCGTGATCGGGCCTTCCGAGGTGACGATCTGGACGCGGACCAGGCCGGGGGCCGGCTTCTTTTGCGCGATGGCGGGGGCGGCGAGCGTCAGGGCGGCGAGGGCGAGGGGGATGAAGCGCATGCGGATGAGCTAGGGTCTGGGGCGGGGGATCGCAACCTTCGCCCTTCCATGACGTCCACCACCGTCATCCCAGCGCAGGCTGGGATCTCGTGGCAATCGGCGCGCTTGGGCCGCTTGAGATCCCGGCCTTCGCCGGGATGACGATCGTTGGGGGGATGGAAAGCAGGCGGTCGGGCGGGCGCTCAGCCGTCGCGCAGGCCGATGCCGATGCTGGCGCGCGCCTGATCCGCTTCGTTCGATACGACGGGATAGGCGCAATAGTCCGCCGCGTAATAGGCGCTCGGGCGGTGGTTGCCGGACCAGCCGATGCCGCCGAACGGCGCGCCGGACGAGGCGCCGTTGGTCGGCTTGTTCCAGTTGACGATGCCGGCGCGGGCATTGGCCCAGAAGCGGTCGTAGAGTTCCGGGTTCTGGCTGAGCAACGACGCCGACAGGCCGTAGCGCGTATTGTTGGCCTCGGCGATGGCGTCGTCGAAGGTGTTCGCGCGGATCACCTGCAATACCGGTCCAAACAGTTCGATGTCGGGCCGGTCGTTCATGTCGGTGGTGTCGATCAGGCCGGGGGTGAGAAACGGACGGTCGGCGATCGGGCGTTCCGGGTGGCGGATCGGACGACCGCCGCGCATCATCAGTTCGATGAAGCTCTCGGTCAGCAGATCGGCGGATTCGTTGTCGATCACGCAGCCCATGAATGGCGCGGGCGTGGCGTGCGGTTCATCGACGATCAGCTTGCTGCACAGCTTCACGACCTGCTCGACCACCTGGTCGTAGACCCGGGTGTCGATGATCAGGCGGCGCGCGGCGGTGCAGCGTTGCCCGGCGGTGGTGAAGGCGCTCTGTACGATCAGCGCAGCGGTCGAGTGGATGTCGGGCGATTCCCATACGATGATCGGATTGTTGCCGCCCATCTCCAGCGCTAGGATCTTTTCCGGCTTGGTCGCGAAGGCGCGGTTGAGCGCGATGCCGGTGCGCGCCGAGCCGGTGAACAGCAGCCCGTCGATCCCGTCATGCGCGGCCAGCGCCTTGCCCTCGTCCGGGCCGCCGATGACGACGCGGATGCAGCCCTCCGGAATGCCGGCGGCGTGGAAGCATTCGACCAGGAACGCGCCGGTTGCGGGGGTCTTTTCCGACGGCTTGAACACCACCGCATTGCCGGCGAGCAGAGCGGGCACGATGTGGCCGTTCGGCAGATGCGCCGGGAAATTGTACGGTCCGAGCACCGCGAGCACGCCGTGCGGCTTGTGGCGCACCGCCATGCGGCTGCCCATTGGGGAATCGAGCCGGCGCTGCGAGGTGCGCTCGGCATAGGCCTTCACCGAGATGTCGACCTTGGCGATGACGCTCTCGACCTCGGTACGAGCCTCCCACATCGGCTTGCCGGTTTCGCGGGCGATCAGATCGCTGAACGCGTCCATCCGCTGGCGCACGACATTGCCGAAGCGGCGCAGCGCCTCGATCCGGTAGGCGAGGGGCTGCGCGGCCCAACTGGCCCAACTGGCGCGGGCGCGGGCGACCTCGGCATCGACATCGCCGATCGCACCGCGCCACAGGATCGCGCCGGTCGCCGGTTCGTGGGAGATGATTTCGAAAGCGGACATGGGGGAAGTGTTTGCCTGAGATTTCGGAGGGGGTCTATCCTCCCCGGAACGGGGAGGTGGCGCGCGCGGCGCGACAAAGGGGGTGGGCCGATAGCGAACCGCTTGGGGGGAGCCCCCTCCACCATTCGCTGAATGCTGATGGTCCCCCTCCCCGTGCCGGGGAGGATCTAAGAGAGCGCTTCTCCCATCTCGCGGATCTTGGCCACCTTGGCGTGGAGCGGGGCCCAGTCGTCGCGCTCGTCGATCGCGGACCAGAGCGTTTCGACCTCGTCGATCAGCATCGAACAGGGTTCGTCCAGCCAATACGGGTGCGAGCGGTCCTTGCGCGAGGTATAGGTGGCGAGCAGAGCGCGGGCCTCCTCGAAGGCTGGTCCGTATTGGTCGGGGATGCCCGTCGCGAAACAATCGTGGAAGAAGCGGTCGATGCCGATGGCCTGTTCGCGCAGTGCCGGTTCGAGCGCCTGAACCAGCGCGCGGTCCTCCTCCGGGGTCTCGGGCGCAAAGCCGAGCCGCCACAGGATCGCGGTGGAGACGGCGGGCTGATAAATCTCGCCGAACGTGTCCAGCACGTCGATCAGCGGTTGCGCCTCGCTCACCGTGCGCAGCGAGACGGCGAGTTGCATCGCGTCCCAGTGGATCGCCTCGGGCTGGCGGCCGAAGGCGTAGAGGCCCTGATGATCGAAATAGGCGGCGGTGAAGGCCGGATCCCAGGTCGGATTGAAGCGCCACGGGCCGTAGTCGAAGCTTTCGCCGGTCACGTTGATATTGTCGCTGTTGAGCACGCCGTGGACGAAACCGGCGGCCATGTAGCTGGCGGCGAGTTTCGCGGTGCGGCCGACGACATGCGCGAGCAGGCGTTGCGGAGCATCGTCGCCGGCCTCTTCGCCATAATAGTTGCGCAGGACATAGGCGATCAGGCGCGTCATGTTCTCGGCGTCGCGCTGATAGGCCAGGCGCTGGAACGTGCCGATGCGGATGTGGCCGTGGCTGAGCCGGACCAGCACCGCCGAGCGGGTGGGGGAAGGTTCGTCGCCGCGGGTCAGCGCCTCGCCGGTCTCGATCAGCGAGAAGGTGCGCGAGGTCTCGACGCCCAGCGCCTCGAGCATCTCGGTGGCGAGGATCTCGCGCACGCCGCCTTTCAGCGTCAGGCGGCCGTCGCCGGAACGGCTCCACGGCGTCGGGCCGGTGCCCTTGGTGCCGAGGTCCATCAGGCGACCGCTCGAATCGCGAAGTTGCGCGAACAGGAAGCCGCGACCGTCGCCGATGTCGGGATTGTACACGCGGAACTGGTGGCCGTGATAGCGTAGCGCCAACGGCTGTTCGAGGCTGCCGGGAAGGGGGGTGAAGCGGCCGAAATGGGCGACCCAATCCTCGTCGCCCAGCGTCTCCAGGCCGACCTGGGCGGCGGCGCGGTCGTTGCGGAAGCGCAGGATCGTCGCGGGGAAATCCGCCGCCGCGACGGGATCGTAGAACGCTCCCCCGAGATCGAGGATGCGGGCTTCGGGTCGATATGCTTGCGGGGAAGGGGTCATGCGGCGATATGGTGGCTTGCAACCACGGGACGCAAGCATGGCCGCCTATACGAACGAATATTGGTGGTCGCGCGACGAGGTGCGCCTGCATTATCGCGATTATGCGGGCCCCTCGGGCAAGCCGCCGATCCTGTGCATCCCCGGCCTGACCCGCAACGCACGCGACTTTTCCGAGGTGGCGGAGCGGCTTGCGGGCGACTGGCGGGTGATCGCGATCGACCTGCGCGGGCGCGGCGAGAGCGGCTATGCCAAGGATCCGATGTCCTATGTGCCGCTGACGTACGTGCAGGATGTCGAGAAATTGCTGGGCGAGCTGGGGGTCGATTCCTATGTCGCGTTCGGCACGTCGCTCGGCGGGATCGTGTCGATGCTGCTGTCCGGCACGGCGCGCGAGCGGCTGGCGGGCGTGCTGCTCAACGATGTCGGGCCGGAGATCGAGACGGCGGGCCTTTCCCGCATCCGCTCCTATGTCGGCAAATCGAACACCTGGCCGACCTGGATGCATGCCGCGCGCGCGGTGATGGAGGCGAATGGCGACGTCTATCCGGGCTATGACATCGAGGATTGGCTGGCGATGGCCAAGCGGCTGTACCGTCTGAATTCGGCCGGGCGGATCGTGCTGGATTACGACATGAAGATCGCCGAGCCGTTCCGCGTGCCGGGCAACGAGGCCGGGCCGGACATGTGGCGCGCGCTGGACGGGCTGAAGGGCGTGCCGGCGCTGATCGTGCGCGGCGGACGATCCGATGTGCTGGGCGCGAAGACGGCGGCGCGAATGCTGGCCGAATTGCCGGGCGCGGAACTGGTGACGGTGGCCGAGGTGGGGCACACGCCGACGCTCAGCGAGCCGGAGGTCGTGGCGGCGATCGACCGGTTGTTGGCGCGGGTGACCGCTTAACTCCCCTCCCTTCACGAGTGAGGGGAGGAAAAAAGTGCCGGAACCTCCCTTCGTCCGACGCGTCTGCCCTGCACAACAGGAGACGCACATGACCGATACCGCCGACGCGCATACCGCAATGCCGAGCCTGAAGGGCAAGCGGGCGATCATCACCGGCGGGACGACGGGGATCGGACGCGCGATCGCGGTGCTGCTGGCGTCAGAGGGCGTGAAGGTGTTCATCGGCGGGCGCGACGAGGGGCATCTGGCCGACGCGCTGCAACGTGTCCGCGAGGTCGGCGAGGGCGACGGCATGACGCTCGATCTGTCCGAGCCGGATGCCAGCAAGACCTTCGTTGCCGCCGGCACGCGCGCTCTGGGCGGTCTCGACATCGCGGTGGTCAATGCCGCGATCTCCGCCGAGGGCCTGACGGACATGACCGAGGCCGATCTGCGCTATGCCATCGCGACGAACTTCACCGCCTATCTGCTCACCGCGCATGCCGCCGCCGCCGCGCTGGTCGATCGCGGCGACATCGTGCTCATCGGATCGATGAGCGCGCACGTGCTCGGGCCGGGATCGACCGTCTATGCCGGGATCAAATACGGCATCCAGGGGTTCGCCGAGGCGCTGCGCCGCGAGCTTGGGCCGAAGGGTATCCGGGTCGCCAACGTCGAGCCGGGCAAGACCGGATCGAACATGCAACTGCCCGATATCTCGGTCGAGGAACAGCGCGAGGCGATCGCCAAGGACGAGATGCTGCGCGCGGAGGACATTGCGGTCGGGGTGCATTATTTGCTGACCCAACCGCGCCGCGCGGTGGTGCAGCAACTGACGATCACGCCACGCGGGGTGGCGGCGGAGTGAGTAGAAGAGATATTCGTCACCCCGGACGTGTTTCGGGGTCCACTGTGCCGGCATTGCAGCGTTCACGGCACTAAATTCGCCCCAGGCCGCCTGGTGGACCCCGGACCAAGTCCGGGGTGACGGTGGTGGCTTGGGGCTCGGACCGGATGGAATTCATGACCTTCGCCTTCGACCAGCTCGTCTTCACCCCCGCAGATGTCGACCTGTCGCGCTCGCCGCTGGCGGGGAAGCTCGGCGTCAAGACGTATATCCTTGGCGCGTTCAACCCCGGCATGACCCGGCTCGCGAACGGCAATCTGCTGCTGATGGTGCGCGTGGCGGAAGCGCTCAGGCATCCGGTGAAGGAGCAGTTCATCCATGCGATCCGCTGGACGGCGGACGGCTATGTGATGGACCCCTGGCCGCTGGAGATGGTCGACACCAAGGATCCGCGAAAGTTCATGATCCCGGGCGGCGGGTGGAAGGTGATGGCGCTGACGTCGCTGTCATGGCTGCTGCCGGTCGAACTCTCGGCCGACGGGCGCGAGGTGGTGACAGTGCATTACGATCGCGCGATCGAACCGCGCGCGGACTACCAATGTTACGGAGTCGAGGATGCGCGGATCAGCAAGGTCGGCGATCGGTATCTGATGACGACCTGTTCGGTGAGCCCGGAGCGGCATTCCACGACGCTGTATTCGTCGGAGGATGCGCTGGACTGGACGCTGGAGGGGATCGTGCTCGATCACCAGAACAAGGACATGCTGATCTTCGAGGGTCTCGTCGGGGGCAAGTATTTCGCGCAGACCCGGCCGCTCGGCGATCTGTACTTCGCGTATCCGCCGGGTAGCGAATGGCGCAGCGGGCCGTCGATCAACCTGGCCACTTCACCCGATGCGCTGCACTGGAAGCCCTATGACAAACCCGGCATCCGCCCGCATGCCGCGACGACCGCGACGGCGAGGATCGGCGGCGGCGCGCCGCCGGTGCTGACCGACGCCGGCTGGCTGACCTTGTGGCACGGCGTCGAGCCGTCGGGCGTGGTCGGCATCTATCGCACCTATTGGTCGATCCTCGACCGCGACGATCCGAGCAAGGTGGTGCGCACCAGCCACGACGCGCTGCTCCAACCCGCGCCGGTGCTGACCGAGGCGATCAAGGATCTGATGTACCTCGACAATGTGGTGTTCACCACCGGCATCGCGGACGGCGGGGACCATTGGGTGGTGGCGAGCGGCGAGGCCGATCTGGCGTGCCGCGTGACGTGGATCGACAAGGCGGCGGTGGAGTGAGGCGGGGCTGACCGCATGGTTTCGAGGACAGCATTCCCTTGCAGCAAGCCCGTCACCCCGGACTTGTTCCGGGGTCCACCGTGCCGCAAACTTAGCGATCAGAGCATTATGCGTATCGAAAGCCGCTTGGTGGATTCCGGAACAAGTCCGGGGTGACGGGCTGCTTTGGCGGTTAGGACGACATGAAAAAACCGTCATAGCGGCGTGCGTCGGGAACCGATTTCGCCGCTCCGGGTTGAGCGGTGCGACGACCACGAGGCGGTCGCAATTGGAGATTTATCATGGGTGAATTCACCGACAAGCTCGACGCCGCTGGCAACAAGATCGCCGGCAAGGCCAAGGAACTCTACGGCGATGCGACCGACAACGCAGAGCTGGAAGCCGAAGGCAAGGCGCAGCAGCTCAAGGGCTCGGCGCAGGACGTCAAGGGCACCGTGAAGGGCAAGCTCAACGATCTCTGATCGTCTGTCCCGACGTATAACGAAAGGCCGTCTCGGATATTTCGGGGCGGCTTTTTTGTGTCCGGCGCAATTCCCCGCTAATCCCGCTCGCCATGGCCCAGCCCGTCAACATCCTGCACCTGCATTCGACCTTCAATCTCGGCGGCAAGGAGGCGCGTGCCGTCCGGCTGATGAACGCGTTCGGAGACAGGGCGCGGCATACGATCGTGTCGGGGATGCCGGACCAGTTGAGCGCGCGCGACGCGATCGCCCCGGGCATCAAGTACGAGATCGCGCAGGATCCGCCGCCGCTGACCGGGCGTCCGTCGGTGGCGCGGTTCGAAGCGCTGGCGCGCTATATGCGGCGCTTCGATCTGGTGCTGACCTATAATTGGGGCGCGATCGACGGCGTGATGGCCCGGCGTGTGTTCGGCGCCCTGAGAAATGGGGGGGGCACGCCGCC is a window of Sphingomonas sp. Leaf357 DNA encoding:
- a CDS encoding nitrite/sulfite reductase, whose amino-acid sequence is MYKYDQYDQQIVDDRVEEFRDQVKRRLAGQITEDQFKPLRLMNGLYLQLHAYMLRVAIPYGTLDSRQMRMLAHIARKYDRDYGHFTTRQNLQYNWIKLEDAPDILAELATVEMHAIQTSGNCIRNISSDQYAGAAADEVADPRIWAELLRQWSTFHPEFSYLPRKFKICVIGADEDRAAMRLHDIGIQLIVRDGVLGGKIFVGGGMGRTPMIAPEIKDFVTADDLLSYVEACLRVYNRYGRRDNIYKARIKILIHEIGADSYRAQVEEEFAQVKSLGLDPPRAEFERITRMFADPAFEADDGTQPDRSDPDFALWLDQNVKPHKQPGYAIVNISLKPTGGIPGDASSAQIDLMADLAEQFSFNELRVTHAQNIVLPHVAVRHLRQLWEQLDAAGLAPANLDLISDIIACPGLDYCSLANARSIPLAQKITERYADPAKQREIGELKLKISGCINACGHHHAGHIGILGVDKKGTENYQLLLGGSGAEDVSLGKITGPGFDEDGVVDAIERVTDKYLVVRETGERFIDTYRRVGMAPFKEAIYG
- a CDS encoding DUF2849 domain-containing protein, producing MKLLTGNDLPSGDVIWWTGNGWSRHVEDAADVADKGEAIGRAEESVQHVTGPYVIDATRTEDGPRPAHIKERIRALGPTVRPDLTLKPADPQAGSWVI
- the cobA gene encoding uroporphyrinogen-III C-methyltransferase, which codes for MANLLDPTARGRVILVGAGPGDPGLLTVRAVEALRSADIVVHDGLIDPRVLEIAPAAAQRISVAKQRARHTLPQEAINALIVAHVKTGAIVVRLKGGDPFIFGRGGEEVEAVRAAGLPVEVIPGVSAALGCAAEAMLPLTHRDHSSVVSFVAGQCKGLTDQDWSGLAGQGRTLVIYMGVATATDIADKLIADGVAPDMPVAVLEKGTLKGHRAIKTLLADLGPMVTREKVVSPAIIVVGEVVDLSDAEDKLARWARMAEAAA
- a CDS encoding PEPxxWA-CTERM sorting domain-containing protein translates to MNFISQGKLVLAASLLSCAATGAGATTVMNFDSLRAADPTDYTYVTGPYKEAGFTLTSSLCQGPNNSGCFIGVQRFKSMDKVGAAIATQYVSPKVTLTRDSGAAFLLQSIDFSEYFDNLIYAPFTTDVIFSYVFADGSTGTTTRTFSNDGAYLPTTFSFSLAPLRSFSWTPVTGGGVQFDNIVLNDVAAVPEPATWGMMLLGFGMIGSAVRRRKATAGVRFA
- a CDS encoding peptidylprolyl isomerase; translation: MRFIPLALAALTLAAPAIAQKKPAPGLVRVQIVTSEGPITLALETRRAPETSKNFLAYVDDGRFDGAVIYRSAKTKNATQYGFIQGGIRTDARRILPPFKHERTDRTGIHHTDGTISMARRTEPNSAGGNFFITLGALPSFDAKGDFPGYAAFGHVVGGMAVVKRIHDGATGGGMGGQMLMKPIRILSAKRLDGPTKPTGLVKPWLIKK
- the astD gene encoding succinylglutamate-semialdehyde dehydrogenase, producing MSAFEIISHEPATGAILWRGAIGDVDAEVARARASWASWAAQPLAYRIEALRRFGNVVRQRMDAFSDLIARETGKPMWEARTEVESVIAKVDISVKAYAERTSQRRLDSPMGSRMAVRHKPHGVLAVLGPYNFPAHLPNGHIVPALLAGNAVVFKPSEKTPATGAFLVECFHAAGIPEGCIRVVIGGPDEGKALAAHDGIDGLLFTGSARTGIALNRAFATKPEKILALEMGGNNPIIVWESPDIHSTAALIVQSAFTTAGQRCTAARRLIIDTRVYDQVVEQVVKLCSKLIVDEPHATPAPFMGCVIDNESADLLTESFIELMMRGGRPIRHPERPIADRPFLTPGLIDTTDMNDRPDIELFGPVLQVIRANTFDDAIAEANNTRYGLSASLLSQNPELYDRFWANARAGIVNWNKPTNGASSGAPFGGIGWSGNHRPSAYYAADYCAYPVVSNEADQARASIGIGLRDG
- a CDS encoding protein adenylyltransferase SelO, yielding MTPSPQAYRPEARILDLGGAFYDPVAAADFPATILRFRNDRAAAQVGLETLGDEDWVAHFGRFTPLPGSLEQPLALRYHGHQFRVYNPDIGDGRGFLFAQLRDSSGRLMDLGTKGTGPTPWSRSGDGRLTLKGGVREILATEMLEALGVETSRTFSLIETGEALTRGDEPSPTRSAVLVRLSHGHIRIGTFQRLAYQRDAENMTRLIAYVLRNYYGEEAGDDAPQRLLAHVVGRTAKLAASYMAAGFVHGVLNSDNINVTGESFDYGPWRFNPTWDPAFTAAYFDHQGLYAFGRQPEAIHWDAMQLAVSLRTVSEAQPLIDVLDTFGEIYQPAVSTAILWRLGFAPETPEEDRALVQALEPALREQAIGIDRFFHDCFATGIPDQYGPAFEEARALLATYTSRKDRSHPYWLDEPCSMLIDEVETLWSAIDERDDWAPLHAKVAKIREMGEALS
- a CDS encoding alpha/beta fold hydrolase is translated as MAAYTNEYWWSRDEVRLHYRDYAGPSGKPPILCIPGLTRNARDFSEVAERLAGDWRVIAIDLRGRGESGYAKDPMSYVPLTYVQDVEKLLGELGVDSYVAFGTSLGGIVSMLLSGTARERLAGVLLNDVGPEIETAGLSRIRSYVGKSNTWPTWMHAARAVMEANGDVYPGYDIEDWLAMAKRLYRLNSAGRIVLDYDMKIAEPFRVPGNEAGPDMWRALDGLKGVPALIVRGGRSDVLGAKTAARMLAELPGAELVTVAEVGHTPTLSEPEVVAAIDRLLARVTA
- a CDS encoding SDR family oxidoreductase, whose product is MTDTADAHTAMPSLKGKRAIITGGTTGIGRAIAVLLASEGVKVFIGGRDEGHLADALQRVREVGEGDGMTLDLSEPDASKTFVAAGTRALGGLDIAVVNAAISAEGLTDMTEADLRYAIATNFTAYLLTAHAAAAALVDRGDIVLIGSMSAHVLGPGSTVYAGIKYGIQGFAEALRRELGPKGIRVANVEPGKTGSNMQLPDISVEEQREAIAKDEMLRAEDIAVGVHYLLTQPRRAVVQQLTITPRGVAAE
- a CDS encoding glycosidase; the protein is MTFAFDQLVFTPADVDLSRSPLAGKLGVKTYILGAFNPGMTRLANGNLLLMVRVAEALRHPVKEQFIHAIRWTADGYVMDPWPLEMVDTKDPRKFMIPGGGWKVMALTSLSWLLPVELSADGREVVTVHYDRAIEPRADYQCYGVEDARISKVGDRYLMTTCSVSPERHSTTLYSSEDALDWTLEGIVLDHQNKDMLIFEGLVGGKYFAQTRPLGDLYFAYPPGSEWRSGPSINLATSPDALHWKPYDKPGIRPHAATTATARIGGGAPPVLTDAGWLTLWHGVEPSGVVGIYRTYWSILDRDDPSKVVRTSHDALLQPAPVLTEAIKDLMYLDNVVFTTGIADGGDHWVVASGEADLACRVTWIDKAAVE
- a CDS encoding CsbD family protein, which produces MGEFTDKLDAAGNKIAGKAKELYGDATDNAELEAEGKAQQLKGSAQDVKGTVKGKLNDL